The Nocardioides sp. S-1144 genome includes a region encoding these proteins:
- the mreC gene encoding rod shape-determining protein MreC produces MKPFPQRRYGLARNEGGEPGRGTPPRSLVLALVLACASLMVLDQSGSVLDPARRAVGEVVGPAQSFTAGAVRPFVELPGWFEDKDQMRGELASLEAENDQLRSQVRTTDLDRNRLAEFEGLTAAATDLGTALVPARVIGIGASQSFSATVTIDAGSSSGITPDLTVLNNDGLVGRVLRVTSTTATVLLVVDPDSAVGARVAADMELGFLTGRGELGDDARLDLELVDQTVVPRERDVVVTWGSRNGDSPYLAGVPVGEVVSVYNSVRETSQRAVIDPFVDFAALDLVGVAVPSGTRSDRAVVEADGSLR; encoded by the coding sequence ATGAAGCCCTTCCCCCAGCGCCGCTACGGCCTGGCCCGCAACGAGGGCGGTGAGCCCGGGCGCGGCACGCCGCCGCGCTCGCTCGTCCTCGCGCTGGTCCTGGCCTGCGCCAGCCTGATGGTGCTCGACCAGAGCGGCTCGGTGCTCGACCCGGCCCGCCGCGCCGTCGGCGAGGTCGTCGGACCCGCGCAGTCCTTCACCGCCGGGGCCGTGCGCCCGTTCGTCGAGCTGCCCGGGTGGTTCGAGGACAAGGACCAGATGCGCGGCGAGCTCGCCTCGCTCGAGGCCGAGAACGACCAGCTGCGCTCGCAGGTCCGCACCACCGACCTCGACCGCAACCGGCTCGCCGAGTTCGAGGGCCTCACCGCCGCCGCCACCGACCTCGGCACCGCGCTCGTGCCGGCCCGCGTCATCGGCATCGGCGCCTCCCAGTCCTTCTCGGCCACCGTCACCATCGACGCCGGCTCCAGCTCGGGCATCACCCCCGACCTGACCGTCCTCAACAACGACGGCCTGGTGGGCCGCGTCCTGCGCGTCACCAGCACCACCGCCACCGTCCTGCTCGTCGTCGACCCCGACTCCGCCGTCGGCGCGCGGGTCGCGGCCGACATGGAGCTGGGCTTCCTCACCGGCCGCGGCGAGCTCGGCGACGACGCCCGTCTCGACCTGGAGCTCGTCGACCAGACCGTCGTCCCGCGTGAGCGGGACGTCGTGGTCACGTGGGGGAGCCGCAACGGCGACAGCCCCTACCTGGCCGGCGTCCCCGTCGGCGAGGTCGTCTCGGTCTACAACAGCGTCCGCGAGACCAGCCAGCGCGCGGTGATCGACCCGTTCGTGGACTTCGCCGCGCTCGACCTCGTCGGGGTCGCGGTGCCGTCGGGCACCCGCAGCGACCGCGCCGTCGTCGAGGCCGACGGGAGCCTGCGATGA
- the mreD gene encoding rod shape-determining protein MreD yields MTGLSTVRVAFVALAAAVALVLQTTVFPHLAWHGVGPNVVLLVVVAAGLARGAHFGMVLGFGAGLLLDLAPPADHAAGRWALALLVVGYVAGRVRQDAPAGVGGALAAVAACSFLGSSLFALTGLLLDPGAGVPDLLEVVLAGVVWDLVLAAFVVPVVMRALTRLDPAALAT; encoded by the coding sequence ATGACCGGCCTCTCCACCGTGCGGGTCGCCTTCGTCGCGCTCGCCGCGGCCGTGGCGCTCGTGCTGCAGACCACCGTCTTCCCGCACCTGGCCTGGCACGGCGTCGGGCCGAACGTCGTCCTGCTCGTCGTGGTCGCCGCGGGGCTCGCCCGCGGCGCGCACTTCGGGATGGTCCTCGGCTTCGGTGCCGGCCTGCTGCTCGACCTCGCGCCCCCCGCCGACCACGCCGCCGGCCGGTGGGCGCTGGCGCTGCTCGTCGTCGGCTACGTCGCCGGCCGGGTCCGCCAGGACGCGCCGGCCGGGGTGGGCGGCGCGCTCGCCGCCGTCGCCGCCTGCTCGTTCCTCGGCTCCTCGCTGTTCGCGCTGACCGGGTTGCTGCTCGACCCGGGCGCCGGGGTGCCGGACCTGCTCGAGGTGGTGCTGGCCGGCGTCGTGTGGGACCTGGTCCTCGCCGCGTTCGTGGTCCCGGTCGTGATGCGCGCCCTGACCCGCCTCGACCCCGCGGCGCTGGCCACGTGA
- the mrdA gene encoding penicillin-binding protein 2 — MSAAASSASRSRLRLIVIQALVFSLFATLLVRLYYLQVVSGAEYQGRAAAQSVREIVVQPTRGLIVDDQGRPLVTNRLTWVVSLDRNVLDKLDQKDRRTLVRRVGRVIDVKPGRIEKKLVSCGAEGSEPGVCWNGSPYQPVPVAEDLAQPRAQQLREQPEDYPGVVVDQQSVRAYPQPFGINAAHLLGYLSPITEEELDTAEGNGDRSVNGASVVGRAGIEQQYDQWLRGMPGYDRVEVDSMGRVMGDEERVEAQPGDTLVTSIDAKVQGVVEQQLHETITTARATRDTVTGRNYVADAGAAIVLEADTGRVVAAASQPTYDPSVWVGGITKKQLAELYSEKAGTPLLSRATQGQYAPGSTWKPFMTAGALTHGYDEDTRLNCSSSLAVGNRDFKNYESGAYGYISFAKALEVSCNTFFYRIGLDYWQRYGSDVDDVDAQDPLVEEAKKFGFGRETGIDLPGEAPGRIADRRWKRAYYQSMKKYYCGIADKPQDADTSDFVYTFAREFCVEGFAYRAGDAVNFAIGQGDTIVTPLQLARAYGAIANGGTLYEPRVARAVVAADGTVVRDIKPRKAGTVDVPDRVIGYIDDALKGVTRQGTMAWRMAGFPLDEVEIRSKTGSAEVYGKQSTSWVASYSDDYVVVMMVSQGGTGSGTSGPAVRKIWESLYGVQEDRVVPDRAAVPGTTLPRDLPVFQDDGSILPPAIRTDDQ, encoded by the coding sequence GTGAGCGCCGCCGCGTCCTCCGCGAGCCGCAGCCGGCTGCGGCTGATCGTCATCCAGGCGCTGGTCTTCTCGCTCTTCGCGACGCTCCTGGTGCGCCTGTACTACCTGCAGGTCGTCAGCGGCGCCGAGTACCAGGGCCGGGCCGCCGCGCAGTCGGTGCGCGAGATCGTCGTGCAGCCGACCCGCGGCCTGATCGTCGACGACCAGGGCCGGCCCCTCGTCACCAACCGCCTGACGTGGGTCGTCTCGCTCGACCGCAACGTGCTCGACAAGCTCGACCAGAAGGACCGTCGGACCCTGGTGCGGCGGGTGGGCCGGGTGATCGACGTCAAGCCGGGCCGGATCGAGAAGAAGCTGGTCAGCTGCGGTGCCGAGGGCTCGGAGCCGGGCGTGTGCTGGAACGGCTCGCCCTACCAGCCGGTGCCCGTCGCCGAGGACCTCGCCCAGCCCCGGGCCCAGCAGCTGCGCGAGCAGCCCGAGGACTACCCGGGCGTCGTCGTCGACCAGCAGAGCGTGCGCGCCTACCCGCAGCCCTTCGGGATCAACGCCGCCCACCTGCTCGGCTACCTCAGCCCGATCACCGAGGAGGAGCTCGACACCGCCGAGGGCAACGGCGACCGCTCGGTCAACGGCGCCTCGGTCGTCGGGCGCGCCGGCATCGAGCAGCAGTACGACCAGTGGCTGCGCGGCATGCCCGGCTACGACCGGGTCGAGGTCGACTCGATGGGGCGCGTGATGGGCGACGAGGAGCGGGTCGAGGCCCAGCCGGGCGACACCCTGGTCACCTCCATCGACGCGAAGGTCCAGGGCGTCGTGGAGCAGCAGCTTCACGAGACCATCACCACCGCCCGCGCCACCCGCGACACCGTCACCGGCCGCAACTACGTCGCCGACGCGGGCGCCGCGATCGTGCTCGAGGCCGACACCGGCCGGGTCGTCGCCGCGGCCAGCCAGCCGACGTACGACCCCTCGGTGTGGGTCGGCGGCATCACCAAGAAGCAGCTCGCCGAGCTCTACTCCGAGAAGGCCGGCACGCCGCTGCTCAGCCGGGCCACGCAGGGCCAGTACGCGCCCGGCTCGACGTGGAAGCCGTTCATGACCGCCGGCGCGCTCACCCACGGCTACGACGAGGACACCCGGCTCAACTGCTCCTCCTCGCTGGCCGTCGGCAACCGCGACTTCAAGAACTACGAGTCCGGCGCCTACGGCTACATCTCCTTCGCCAAGGCGCTCGAGGTCTCGTGCAACACCTTCTTCTACCGGATCGGGCTCGACTACTGGCAGCGCTACGGCTCCGACGTCGACGACGTCGACGCCCAGGACCCGCTGGTCGAGGAGGCCAAGAAGTTCGGCTTCGGCCGCGAGACCGGCATCGACCTCCCCGGTGAGGCGCCCGGCCGGATCGCCGACCGCCGCTGGAAGCGGGCCTACTACCAGTCGATGAAGAAGTACTACTGCGGGATCGCCGACAAGCCCCAGGACGCCGACACCTCCGACTTCGTCTACACCTTCGCCCGCGAGTTCTGCGTCGAGGGCTTCGCCTACCGCGCCGGCGACGCGGTGAACTTCGCGATCGGGCAGGGCGACACCATCGTCACCCCGCTCCAGCTCGCCCGGGCCTACGGCGCGATCGCCAACGGCGGGACGCTCTACGAGCCGCGGGTCGCCCGGGCGGTCGTCGCCGCCGACGGCACCGTCGTGCGCGACATCAAGCCGCGCAAGGCCGGGACCGTCGACGTCCCCGACCGCGTGATCGGCTACATCGACGACGCCCTCAAGGGAGTCACCCGCCAGGGCACGATGGCGTGGCGGATGGCCGGCTTCCCGCTCGACGAGGTCGAGATCCGCTCCAAGACCGGCTCCGCCGAGGTCTACGGCAAGCAGTCGACCTCGTGGGTCGCGTCGTACTCCGACGACTACGTCGTGGTGATGATGGTCAGCCAGGGCGGCACCGGCTCGGGCACCTCCGGCCCGGCGGTCCGCAAGATCTGGGAGTCGCTGTACGGCGTCCAGGAGGACCGCGTCGTGCCCGACCGGGCCGCCGTGCCCGGCACCACGCTGCCGCGCGACCTGCCGGTCTTCCAGGACGACGGCTCGATCCTGCCGCCCGCGATCCGGACCGACGACCAGTGA
- the rodA gene encoding rod shape-determining protein RodA: MKTVPGLDRLLLVAVVALSVVGCVLVWSATSARADLTGGDPRAYLQKQIVNVAIGLGLLVVVLMTDHRWVRIVAPLVYVASVGGLVLVLTMGSVVNGSKSWLMVGGMSIQPSEFAKLAVVIGMALVVAERSEGRRRGRIGLGDVVLLLLIAGLPAVLILLQPDLGTMLVLSATVFGVLAAMGTPRRWLAMLGAGGVVGVVAAVTAGVLEDYQVDRFLAFIDPDLDPRGAGYNVEQARIAVGNGGLFGQGLFNGSQTRSGFVPEQHTDFVFTVAGEELGLVGAGLIIALLGVVLWRALRIAQRTDDVFGRVAAAGIACWFGFQAFQNIGMCLGIMPVTGVPLPFVSYGGSSMFASMLAVGLLLNISRRTAEAPAARLRPTARTLVAAR; this comes from the coding sequence GTGAAGACCGTGCCCGGCCTCGACCGGCTGCTGCTCGTCGCCGTCGTCGCGCTCAGCGTGGTCGGCTGCGTCCTGGTCTGGTCGGCGACCAGCGCCCGGGCCGACCTCACCGGCGGCGACCCGCGTGCCTACCTGCAGAAGCAGATCGTCAACGTCGCCATCGGGCTCGGCCTGCTGGTCGTCGTCCTGATGACCGACCACCGGTGGGTGCGGATCGTCGCGCCGCTGGTCTACGTCGCCTCGGTCGGCGGGCTGGTGCTCGTGCTCACGATGGGCTCGGTCGTCAACGGCTCGAAGTCGTGGCTGATGGTCGGCGGGATGTCGATCCAGCCGTCGGAGTTCGCCAAGCTCGCCGTCGTCATCGGCATGGCCCTGGTCGTCGCCGAGCGCTCGGAGGGACGCCGCCGCGGGCGGATCGGCCTGGGCGACGTCGTCCTGCTGCTGCTCATCGCCGGTCTGCCGGCCGTGCTGATCCTGCTCCAGCCCGACCTCGGGACCATGCTGGTGCTCTCCGCGACCGTGTTCGGCGTGCTGGCCGCGATGGGGACGCCGCGGCGCTGGCTCGCGATGCTCGGCGCCGGCGGGGTCGTCGGGGTCGTCGCCGCGGTCACGGCCGGGGTCCTCGAGGACTACCAGGTCGACCGCTTCCTGGCCTTCATCGACCCCGACCTCGACCCGCGCGGGGCCGGCTACAACGTGGAGCAGGCCCGGATCGCCGTCGGCAACGGCGGGCTGTTCGGCCAGGGCCTGTTCAACGGCTCGCAGACCCGGTCCGGCTTCGTCCCCGAGCAGCACACCGACTTCGTCTTCACCGTCGCCGGCGAGGAGCTCGGCCTGGTCGGGGCCGGCTTGATCATCGCGCTGCTCGGCGTCGTGCTGTGGCGCGCGCTGCGGATCGCCCAGCGCACCGACGACGTCTTCGGCCGGGTCGCCGCCGCCGGCATCGCCTGCTGGTTCGGGTTCCAGGCCTTCCAGAACATCGGCATGTGCCTGGGAATCATGCCGGTCACCGGCGTCCCGCTGCCCTTCGTGTCCTACGGCGGCAGCTCGATGTTCGCCTCGATGCTCGCCGTGGGCCTCCTGCTCAACATCTCCCGCCGCACCGCCGAGGCGCCCGCCGCCCGGCTCCGGCCGACGGCGCGGACCCTCGTCGCCGCCCGGTGA
- a CDS encoding YcnI family copper-binding membrane protein, with translation MTTRRTLARLGATAAGTSVLALGLVAPASAHVTVTPSDTAAGAYTVLTFSVGHGCEGSPTTSIAIQIPEGINAATPTRNDYYDVEKTVEKLDPPVTDAHGNELTERVSTVTYTARTPLPDGYRDTFDVQVQLPEDAEGADLAFPTIQTCEKGETPWTEIPAEGQSEDDLESPAPAFVVTAAGADAHGGGDEAADETAEETSAETSSDTEASGEPAAEASGDDSGNGLAIAGLVAGVAGILVGGFALLRGRSTTA, from the coding sequence ATGACCACCCGACGCACCCTCGCGCGCCTCGGCGCCACCGCCGCCGGCACCTCCGTTCTCGCCCTGGGCCTCGTGGCCCCGGCCTCCGCCCACGTCACCGTGACGCCGTCCGACACCGCCGCCGGCGCCTACACGGTGCTGACCTTCAGCGTCGGCCACGGCTGCGAGGGCTCCCCGACGACGTCGATCGCGATCCAGATCCCCGAGGGGATCAACGCCGCGACCCCGACCCGCAACGACTACTACGACGTCGAGAAGACCGTCGAGAAGCTGGACCCGCCGGTCACCGACGCCCACGGCAACGAGCTCACCGAGCGGGTCTCGACGGTGACCTACACCGCGAGGACGCCGCTGCCCGACGGCTACCGCGACACCTTCGATGTCCAGGTGCAGCTTCCCGAGGACGCCGAGGGCGCCGACCTGGCCTTCCCGACGATCCAGACGTGCGAGAAGGGCGAGACGCCCTGGACCGAGATTCCGGCCGAGGGCCAGTCCGAGGACGACCTCGAGAGCCCGGCCCCGGCGTTCGTCGTGACCGCGGCCGGCGCCGACGCCCACGGCGGTGGCGACGAGGCGGCCGACGAGACCGCCGAGGAGACCTCCGCGGAGACCTCGAGCGACACCGAGGCCTCCGGCGAGCCGGCCGCCGAGGCGTCGGGCGACGACTCCGGCAACGGCCTCGCGATCGCCGGCCTGGTCGCCGGCGTCGCGGGCATCCTCGTCGGTGGCTTCGCGCTCCTGCGCGGACGCAGCACCACCGCGTGA
- a CDS encoding copper resistance CopC/CopD family protein, with amino-acid sequence MSRGPVPRLLGAAGLVLAVLLLVVGTAAPASAHATLVSSDPAEGEVLASTPDVVTFIFDEAVSLPADGVLVFDAAGDPVDAEASSSDTEVVADLPDTLDDGTYVVVWRAISADGHPIAGSLTFSVGSASPEVAAPKVPETDPGQVRTVLSVVQGLGYVGLLTAAGLVLFLAWALAGVRVDEAVRRRLTTVLWSAAGLAVLAATAAVPLAGAYQQGLGLHQLGESTAVDLEFVGDDLLVLALQAGGLLVALTGLGVTATRRRVAVLAAAVAVLSPALVGHSRTIEPVWLVTTTDLLHLAAGSTWLGGLVGLALTLRSLSGRERDAALVLSRFSTVAAGLLGLLAVTGALMGWRILGGWGPLFDTTYGRLLLVKVAVAAVVALVAGYNRFRLLPAVVGGVGHSARRGAVLHVGRAVRVETALLVVLLGVTGFLTNQSPREDATTRAPVASRVEVGVLADAKVLATMVPGTRGPNTVTVQVQDQAGDPVDGFAAPSVAIRSADGAVDLGEQPVLPVAAGTYVVETVVPSAGTWEVQVSLRASEFENPVTTVTFEVG; translated from the coding sequence GTGAGTCGAGGACCGGTCCCGCGGCTCCTCGGAGCCGCGGGACTGGTGCTCGCCGTCCTCCTGCTGGTCGTGGGGACGGCGGCACCGGCCTCCGCCCACGCCACGCTGGTCAGCAGCGACCCCGCCGAGGGTGAGGTGCTGGCGAGCACGCCCGACGTCGTCACGTTCATCTTCGACGAGGCCGTGTCGCTGCCGGCCGACGGCGTCCTGGTCTTCGACGCCGCCGGCGACCCCGTCGACGCCGAGGCCTCCAGCAGCGACACGGAGGTCGTCGCCGACCTGCCCGACACCCTCGACGACGGCACCTACGTCGTGGTGTGGCGGGCGATCTCGGCCGACGGCCACCCGATCGCGGGATCGCTGACCTTCTCCGTCGGGTCCGCGAGCCCGGAGGTCGCGGCACCCAAGGTGCCGGAGACCGACCCCGGCCAGGTCCGGACGGTGCTGAGCGTCGTCCAGGGCCTGGGCTACGTCGGGCTGCTGACCGCGGCCGGTCTCGTGCTGTTCCTGGCGTGGGCCCTGGCCGGCGTCCGGGTCGACGAGGCCGTGCGCCGCCGGCTCACGACGGTGCTGTGGTCGGCCGCCGGGCTCGCCGTCCTGGCCGCCACCGCCGCCGTCCCGCTGGCCGGTGCCTACCAGCAGGGCCTGGGGCTCCACCAGCTCGGCGAGTCCACCGCCGTCGACCTCGAGTTCGTCGGCGACGACCTGCTGGTCCTGGCCCTCCAGGCCGGCGGGCTGCTGGTCGCGCTCACCGGCCTCGGGGTCACCGCGACCCGGCGCCGAGTGGCCGTCCTCGCCGCCGCCGTGGCGGTCCTGTCACCGGCCCTGGTCGGGCACTCCCGCACCATCGAACCGGTCTGGCTGGTCACCACGACCGACCTGCTGCACCTCGCGGCCGGCTCCACCTGGCTGGGGGGCCTGGTCGGCCTGGCCCTCACGCTGCGCTCGCTGAGCGGGCGCGAGCGCGACGCCGCTCTCGTCCTGAGCCGGTTCTCGACGGTGGCCGCGGGCCTGCTCGGCCTGCTCGCGGTGACCGGCGCGCTGATGGGCTGGCGGATCCTCGGCGGGTGGGGCCCCCTGTTCGACACGACGTACGGGCGGCTGCTGCTCGTCAAGGTGGCCGTCGCCGCCGTCGTCGCGCTGGTCGCCGGCTACAACCGGTTCCGGCTCCTGCCGGCCGTCGTCGGCGGGGTCGGCCACTCCGCCCGCCGCGGTGCGGTGCTGCACGTGGGCCGCGCCGTGCGCGTCGAGACGGCGCTGCTCGTCGTCCTGCTGGGGGTGACCGGGTTCCTGACGAACCAGTCGCCCCGCGAGGACGCGACGACCCGCGCACCGGTGGCCTCGCGCGTCGAGGTCGGCGTGCTCGCCGACGCGAAGGTGCTCGCCACGATGGTCCCGGGCACCCGCGGCCCCAACACGGTCACGGTCCAGGTGCAGGACCAGGCCGGCGACCCGGTCGACGGCTTCGCTGCGCCCTCGGTGGCCATCCGCTCGGCCGACGGCGCCGTCGACCTCGGCGAGCAGCCGGTGCTGCCGGTCGCCGCCGGCACCTACGTGGTCGAGACGGTCGTGCCGTCGGCCGGCACGTGGGAGGTGCAGGTCAGCCTGCGCGCCAGCGAGTTCGAGAACCCCGTCACTACTGTCACCTTCGAGGTGGGCTGA
- a CDS encoding VOC family protein, with translation MAIARFPTTVLDCPDAGVLARFYGALLDWEVRDEGDWFEVRADYGACLCFQRVDDYRRPTWPSQEVPQQSHLDVVVDDLDVAERAVVDLGATLHPHQPGTTFRVFLDPAGHPFCLCLG, from the coding sequence ATGGCCATCGCCCGCTTCCCGACCACCGTCCTCGACTGCCCGGACGCCGGCGTCCTCGCCCGGTTCTACGGCGCCCTGCTCGACTGGGAGGTGCGCGACGAGGGCGACTGGTTCGAGGTGCGGGCCGACTACGGCGCGTGCCTGTGCTTCCAGCGGGTCGACGACTACCGCCGTCCGACCTGGCCGAGCCAGGAGGTGCCGCAGCAGAGCCACCTCGACGTGGTGGTCGACGACCTCGACGTCGCCGAGCGGGCCGTCGTCGACCTCGGCGCGACCCTCCACCCGCACCAGCCCGGCACGACCTTCCGGGTCTTCCTCGACCCGGCCGGGCACCCGTTCTGCCTGTGCCTGGGCTGA
- a CDS encoding mycothiol transferase: MTTPPPWEPPLAGSEAEQLVGAIDRMRATFRWKTDGLDAAGLATTIGASSLTLGGLLKHLAVTEDFHSTVKLSGEPLGEPWASTGWDGSNDWDFTSAADDAPDVLLALYDGAVARSRERFAAALRAGGTDQPVHASDGEGHHASLRRLLCDLLEEYGRHTGHADLLREAVDGRTGEDPDPAWTPPGS, encoded by the coding sequence ATGACGACCCCTCCCCCGTGGGAGCCGCCGCTGGCCGGCTCCGAGGCCGAGCAGCTGGTCGGCGCGATCGACCGGATGCGGGCGACGTTCCGCTGGAAGACCGACGGCCTCGACGCGGCCGGGCTCGCCACGACCATCGGCGCTTCGTCGCTCACCCTGGGCGGGCTGCTCAAGCACCTGGCGGTCACAGAGGACTTCCACTCCACGGTCAAGCTGAGCGGGGAGCCGCTCGGCGAGCCGTGGGCGAGCACCGGGTGGGACGGGAGCAACGACTGGGACTTCACCAGTGCCGCCGACGACGCCCCCGACGTCCTCCTCGCGCTGTACGACGGCGCGGTGGCCCGCTCGCGGGAGCGGTTCGCGGCGGCGCTGCGGGCCGGCGGCACCGACCAGCCGGTGCACGCGAGCGACGGCGAGGGTCACCACGCCTCGTTGCGGCGGCTGCTGTGCGACCTGCTCGAGGAGTACGGACGCCACACCGGCCACGCCGACCTGCTGCGCGAGGCCGTCGACGGCCGCACCGGCGAGGACCCGGACCCCGCCTGGACCCCGCCGGGCTCCTGA